A genomic region of Alligator mississippiensis isolate rAllMis1 chromosome 4, rAllMis1, whole genome shotgun sequence contains the following coding sequences:
- the SP5 gene encoding transcription factor Sp5, with amino-acid sequence MAAVAVLRNDSLQAFLQDRTPSASPDLAKHSPLALLAATCSRIGQPGAAPSDFLQVSYDATLGSPSRIFHPWGSEMPAHSPGALPPPHPSLGLTPQKSHLQSSFGGAHELPLTPPADPSYPYEFSPVKMLPSSMAALPPSCPPAYVPYAAQAALPPGYSNLLPPAQPCRQLSPNPAPEDIPWWSIQQAGAPGGCGHRFPAAAAALQRSLVLGHSDFAQYQTQIAALLQTKSPLAATARRCRRCRCPNCQAAAGSAPEAEPGKKKQHVCHIPGCGKVYGKTSHLKAHLRWHTGERPFVCNWLFCGKSFTRSDELQRHLRTHTGEKRFVCPECGKRFMRSDHLAKHVKTHQNKKLKAAGDAVKREEQRGL; translated from the exons ATGGCCGCGGTGGCCGTGCTCCGCAACGACTCCCTGCAGGCTTTCCTCCAG GACCGCACCCCCAGCGCCTCCCCGGACTTGGCCAAGCACTCGCCCCTAGCTCTCCTGGCCGCCACCTGTAGCCGCATCGGCCAGCCGGGCGCAGCCCCGTCGGATTTCCTGCAGGTCTCGTACGACGCGACGCTGGGCTCCCCCTCCAGGATCTTCCACCCGTGGGGCAGCGAGATGCCGGCGCACTCCCCGGGGGCGCTGCCCCCGCcgcaccccagcctggggctcacGCCGCAGAAGAGCCACCTGCAGTCCTCCTTCGGGGGCGCCCACGAGCTGCCCCTCACGCCCCCGGCCGACCCCTCCTACCCCTACGAGTTCTCCCCGGTCAAGATGCTGCCCTCCTCCATGGCCGCCCTGCCGCCCAGCTGCCCCCCCGCCTACGTGCCCTACGCCGCCCAGGCCGCCCTGCCGCCCGGCTactccaacctgctgccccccgcgCAGCCCTGCCGGCAGCTGTCGCCCAACCCGGCGCCCGAGGACATCCCGTGGTGGAGCATCCAGCAGGCGGGGGCTCCGGGCGGCTGCGGCCACCGCTTCCCGGCCGCGGCGGCCGCGCTGCAGCGCAGCCTGGTGCTGGGCCACTCGGACTTCGCGCAGTACCAGACGCAGATCGCCGCCCTGCTGCAGACCAAGTCTCCCCTGGCGGCCACGGCCAGGAGGtgccgccgctgccgctgcccCAACTGCCAGGCGGCCGCGGGCAGCGCCCCCGAGGCGGAGCCGGGCAAGAAGAAGCAGCACGTCTGCCACATCCCGGGCTGCGGCAAGGTGTACGGCAAGACGTCGCACCTGAAGGCGCACCTGCGCTGGCACACGGGCGAGCGGCCCTTCGTCTGCAACTGGCTCTTCTGCGGCAAGAGCTTCACGCGCTCCGACGAGCTGCAGCGGCACCTGCGGACTCACACGGGCGAGAAGCGCTTCGTGTGCCCGGAGTGCGGCAAGCGCTTCATGCGCAGCGACCACCTGGCCAAGCACGTGAAGACCCACCAGAACAAGAAGCTCAAGGCGGCGGGCGACGCCGTCAAGCGGGAGGAGCAGCGCGGGCTGTGA